From Onychostoma macrolepis isolate SWU-2019 chromosome 05, ASM1243209v1, whole genome shotgun sequence:
ACTGAAGAACTAGACGAAGAGGTTTTAGACAGTCTTGCCGAAATCGACAAACGTTATACAGTATTTGATGGAGCGTCGCAAGAAGATGTGGCATATGCAAAGGTTTTCTGGAACTCACTTTCCCTGCAGCCACCAATAGAGTCTCGACTCGTTTCAGCTGATATCAGGCAGCGGCTGAGAGCTGCGAAGACCCCGCGCTGTAAGTGTGGCGTTCAGTACGAACGCCTATTGAAGTAACGTTACATTGCAAACTTGTATGAACGAGCAGTAAAATCATaagataaaaatcataaaacaagACTATGTGAACCTCGAGGGCCAGAGCTTGTTTAGGTCTATATAAATATGGTTCAAACTTTCTGGTGACAcatttaaagaatttaaaaccAGATAAAGAAGAGTAAtcctttgttgttttatttttagccaCAAATGCTACTGCAAAACAAGCGTCATGGTCAAGTAAGTATTGTATAGGTGTTTGTCTGAgcttattgtattgtatttttcttAAGTATAATCTACAATTTGGCCTGTTTGTTTGCTTCCTTGGTAGAGAGGGATGAGGAAATCCAGCAGGATGCTTACTTGAAGCAAAAGCAAGAGGAGAGACAGAAATACATGGAGATGGTGAGGTCTCAGTGGTACAttaacccgatctcatgaatgTGCGTTTCAATGGCttactatttatacgcagaaatcgactttggcgtgcatatgatacgcaattggtaggtttaggggtgtgGTGTAggtgcgtattatatgcacgcaGATGTCAAACACGTGCGTATGCTATACACGCCAAAGTCAGTTTCTGCATATAAATAGCAcgtaaatacaaaaaaacaaaaaaaaattaattcgtGTTATTGATCGCATTTTCATGAAACCGGGCTGTATCTCTGTATAAAGAGTGTGTAGactaaaggcccgttcacaccaagcacgataactagccaaagataacgataaagttctcaatattaaagaatagcagagtccacaccacaactataactataa
This genomic window contains:
- the hoatz gene encoding cilia- and flagella-associated protein HOATZ isoform X2, with product MTEELDEEVLDSLAEIDKRYTVFDGASQEDVAYAKVFWNSLSLQPPIESRLVSADIRQRLRAAKTPRSTNATAKQASWSKRDEEIQQDAYLKQKQEERQKYMEMPWCSMCSSQSGQSFISLHLKIACSSGRWAVPSL
- the hoatz gene encoding cilia- and flagella-associated protein HOATZ isoform X1 — translated: MTEELDEEVLDSLAEIDKRYTVFDGASQEDVAYAKVFWNSLSLQPPIESRLVSADIRQRLRAAKTPRSTNATAKQASWSKRDEEIQQDAYLKQKQEERQKYMEMAKKREQIIALLKKQRDERIKKEIISYRNKTRQGNQVEKRLAPKTLSSSVEEDQKEVQKLQ